In one window of Microbacterium sp. PM5 DNA:
- the ctaD gene encoding cytochrome c oxidase subunit I, which yields MATTLPLQGETSARPTTLPPRQAALMSSTRVGQKGNIIVKWITSTDHKTIGYMYLIASVIFFLLGGVMALIIRAELFEPGMQILPTKEQYNQLFTMHGTIMLLMFATPLFAGFANAILPLQIGAPDVAFPRLNAFALWLFIFGSVIAVAGFLTPQGAAAFGWFAYQPLAGASFSPGAGGNLWMLGLGMSGFGTILGAVNFITTIITMRAPGMTMWRLPIFSWNTLVTSILILMAFPVLAAAILAAAADRVLGAHIYDPANGGVLLWQHLFWFFGHPEVYIIALPFFGIVSEIFPVFSRKPIFGYKTLVYATIAIAALSVSVWAHHMYVTGSVLLPFFALMTMLIAVPTGVKIFNWIGTLWRGSVTFETPMVFSLGFLVSFVFGGLTGVILASPPLDFHLSDSYFVVAHFHYVVFGTVVFAMFAGFYFWWPKWTGRMLNERLGMVHFWMLFIGFHMTFLIQHWLGVDGMVRRYADYSAADGWTWQNQVSTIGAMILGASMIPFFLNVWITSRKAPRVTVNDPWGYGGSLEWATSCPPPRHNFTSIPRIRSERPAFDLNHPEAALPVGVGPAKDAPDAPVMDTAEGKVK from the coding sequence ATGGCGACCACGCTTCCTCTCCAGGGCGAGACTTCCGCGCGCCCGACCACGCTGCCCCCGCGTCAGGCGGCTCTCATGAGCTCGACGCGCGTGGGACAGAAGGGCAACATCATCGTCAAGTGGATCACCTCCACGGACCACAAGACGATCGGGTACATGTACCTCATCGCGTCGGTGATCTTCTTCCTGCTCGGCGGCGTCATGGCGCTGATCATTCGCGCCGAGCTGTTCGAGCCGGGAATGCAGATCCTTCCGACGAAGGAGCAGTACAACCAGCTCTTCACGATGCACGGCACGATCATGCTGCTGATGTTCGCGACGCCGCTGTTCGCCGGCTTCGCCAACGCGATCCTTCCGTTGCAGATCGGCGCGCCGGACGTCGCGTTCCCGCGTCTGAACGCGTTCGCGCTGTGGCTGTTCATCTTCGGATCGGTGATCGCGGTCGCCGGCTTCCTGACTCCTCAGGGCGCGGCCGCGTTCGGTTGGTTCGCCTATCAGCCCCTGGCGGGAGCGTCGTTCTCGCCCGGCGCCGGTGGCAACCTCTGGATGCTGGGACTCGGCATGTCTGGCTTCGGCACCATCCTCGGCGCGGTGAACTTCATCACCACGATCATCACCATGCGCGCGCCCGGTATGACGATGTGGCGTCTGCCGATCTTCTCGTGGAACACCCTCGTCACGAGCATCCTCATTCTGATGGCGTTCCCCGTGCTCGCCGCGGCGATCCTTGCGGCGGCAGCCGACCGCGTGCTCGGTGCCCACATCTACGACCCGGCGAACGGTGGCGTTCTGCTGTGGCAGCACCTGTTCTGGTTCTTCGGCCACCCCGAGGTCTACATCATCGCGCTGCCGTTCTTCGGCATCGTCTCGGAGATCTTCCCGGTGTTCAGCCGTAAGCCGATCTTCGGGTACAAGACCCTGGTCTACGCCACGATCGCCATCGCCGCGCTGTCGGTTTCGGTGTGGGCTCACCACATGTACGTCACCGGCTCGGTGCTGCTACCGTTCTTCGCGCTCATGACCATGCTCATCGCGGTGCCGACGGGCGTGAAGATCTTCAACTGGATCGGAACCCTCTGGCGCGGCTCGGTGACCTTCGAGACGCCGATGGTGTTCTCGCTCGGCTTCCTCGTCTCGTTCGTCTTCGGTGGTCTGACCGGTGTCATCCTCGCCTCCCCGCCGCTGGACTTCCACCTCTCCGACTCGTACTTCGTCGTCGCCCACTTCCACTACGTGGTGTTCGGCACGGTCGTGTTCGCGATGTTCGCCGGGTTCTATTTCTGGTGGCCCAAGTGGACGGGGCGCATGCTGAACGAGCGACTCGGCATGGTCCATTTCTGGATGCTGTTCATCGGTTTCCACATGACCTTCCTCATCCAGCACTGGCTGGGCGTCGACGGCATGGTGCGCCGCTACGCCGACTACTCGGCCGCGGACGGCTGGACCTGGCAGAACCAGGTGTCCACGATCGGAGCGATGATCCTGGGTGCCTCGATGATCCCGTTCTTCCTGAACGTCTGGATCACCTCGCGCAAGGCGCCGCGGGTCACGGTCAACGACCCCTGGGGCTACGGCGGATCGCTCGAGTGGGCCACCAGCTGCCCGCCCCCGCGTCACAACTTCACCTCGATTCCGCGCATTCGCAGTGAGCGCCCTGCCTTCGACCTCAACCACCCCGAAGCAGCGCTCCCGGTCGGTGTCGGTCCGGCGAAGGACGCTCCCGATGCTCCCGTCATGGACACGGCCGAGGGGAAGGTCAAGTAA
- the coxB gene encoding cytochrome c oxidase subunit II gives MRVKRRLRLAVIPIGIASAITLAGCTPTELNGFLPGFTDDGTQATNHTEMVSGLWVNSWIVLLAVGVITWALMGWAAIAYRRRRGQRGLPVQLRYNMPVEIFYTVVPLILVLGFFAFTARDQAVLETQYDNPDVCVTAIGKQWAWDFQYNDDQADCQAGDNAVWTMGVQAQTDAQGNITSDLPTLVLPVNEKVKIKLTSRDVIHSFWIVDFLYKKDMYIGKDNYWSFIPTRVGEYDGKCAELCGQYHSMMLFKVKVVEPAEYQQYLAGLRAAGQTGDINKAYDRLQNFPGTGAPVESEGQH, from the coding sequence GTGCGCGTCAAACGCCGACTCCGGCTCGCCGTCATCCCGATCGGGATCGCCTCGGCGATCACCCTCGCGGGATGCACTCCCACCGAGCTGAACGGCTTCTTGCCGGGCTTCACCGACGACGGCACGCAGGCTACCAACCACACCGAGATGGTGTCGGGTCTCTGGGTCAACTCCTGGATCGTCCTGCTCGCCGTCGGTGTGATCACGTGGGCGCTCATGGGCTGGGCTGCCATCGCCTACCGTCGTCGTCGCGGCCAGCGCGGCCTGCCGGTGCAGCTTCGTTACAACATGCCCGTCGAGATCTTCTACACGGTTGTCCCGTTGATCCTGGTGCTCGGTTTCTTCGCCTTCACGGCGCGCGATCAGGCGGTGCTCGAGACCCAGTACGACAACCCCGACGTCTGTGTGACGGCGATCGGCAAGCAGTGGGCTTGGGACTTCCAGTACAACGACGACCAGGCCGACTGCCAGGCCGGCGACAACGCCGTCTGGACCATGGGTGTTCAGGCCCAGACCGACGCCCAGGGAAACATCACAAGCGACCTGCCGACGCTTGTTCTGCCGGTCAACGAGAAGGTCAAGATCAAGCTGACCTCCCGCGATGTCATCCACTCCTTCTGGATCGTCGACTTCCTCTACAAGAAGGACATGTACATCGGGAAGGACAACTACTGGTCGTTCATCCCGACACGCGTGGGTGAATACGACGGCAAGTGCGCCGAGCTCTGCGGCCAGTACCACTCGATGATGCTCTTCAAGGTCAAGGTCGTCGAGCCGGCCGAGTACCAGCAGTACCTCGCAGGCCTGCGCGCCGCCGGTCAGACCGGTGACATCAACAAGGCCTACGACCGGCTGCAGAACTTCCCGGGCACGGGAGCCCCCGTCGAATCTGAGGGACAACACTGA
- the erpA gene encoding iron-sulfur cluster insertion protein ErpA has product MTDIATNTPVEATTAAHGVLLTDAAAEKVKNLLQQEGRDDLRLRVAVQPGGCSGLIYQLYFDERFLDGDQAVDFDGVEVIVDDMSVPYLDGATIDFKDTISEQGFTIDNPNAAGSCACGDSFH; this is encoded by the coding sequence ATGACCGACATCGCCACCAACACCCCCGTCGAGGCCACCACGGCTGCGCACGGCGTTCTCCTCACGGACGCTGCGGCCGAGAAGGTGAAGAACCTGCTCCAGCAGGAGGGGCGCGACGACCTGCGCCTCCGGGTCGCGGTGCAGCCCGGTGGGTGCTCGGGCCTGATCTACCAGCTGTACTTCGACGAGCGCTTCCTCGACGGCGATCAGGCCGTGGACTTCGACGGCGTCGAGGTCATCGTCGACGACATGTCGGTGCCGTACCTGGATGGCGCGACGATCGACTTCAAGGACACGATCTCCGAGCAGGGCTTCACGATCGACAACCCGAACGCCGCGGGCAGCTGCGCGTGCGGCGACAGCTTCCACTGA
- a CDS encoding dipeptidase, producing MSSELSRRTAVRDAAEAAVPAALADLGRLVRIPSVAFPGFDRAEVARSADTVAELLEQLGIFERVEVKTAIVPETGAEGMPAVLATRAARNGRPTILLYAHHDVQPVGDESLWETPPFEPTVRGGRLYGRGAADDKAGIMAHIGALRALVHACGGDVDLGVNLFIEGEEEAGSASFAQFLSDNADALRADVIVVADSGNWDATTPALTVSLRGNARFTMTVRTLEHASHSGMFGGAVPDAMLATVKLLATMWDDDGAVCVAGLTEREASTPDYSEETLRDEAGLPEGVSPIGRGSILSRIWNKPSITVTGIDAPSVKNASNTLSPEVSVVISMRVAPGQPAREAYAALEAHLRAHAPFGAELTFRDVDCGDAFLVDTTGAAVTSARDALREGYGVEPVDIGVGGSIPFIADLVREFPGAQILVTGVEDPHARAHSPNESLHLDTFRRALVSEALLLEELDRG from the coding sequence ATGAGCTCGGAGCTGTCCCGTCGTACCGCCGTCCGCGATGCCGCCGAAGCGGCCGTCCCCGCCGCCCTCGCCGATCTGGGGCGACTCGTGCGCATTCCGTCGGTGGCGTTCCCCGGCTTCGATCGGGCCGAGGTCGCACGCAGCGCCGATACGGTGGCTGAGCTTCTCGAGCAGCTCGGCATCTTCGAGCGCGTCGAGGTGAAGACCGCGATCGTGCCCGAGACGGGAGCGGAGGGGATGCCCGCGGTGCTCGCCACGCGCGCAGCGCGCAACGGGCGTCCGACGATTCTGCTGTACGCCCACCACGACGTTCAGCCCGTCGGTGACGAGTCGCTCTGGGAGACGCCGCCCTTCGAGCCGACGGTGCGCGGTGGACGCCTCTACGGACGCGGAGCCGCCGACGACAAGGCCGGGATCATGGCGCACATCGGCGCCCTCCGCGCTCTCGTCCACGCGTGCGGCGGCGACGTCGACCTCGGTGTGAACCTCTTCATCGAGGGTGAAGAGGAAGCCGGTTCGGCATCCTTCGCGCAGTTTCTCAGCGACAACGCCGACGCGCTGCGCGCGGACGTCATCGTCGTCGCCGATTCCGGCAACTGGGATGCGACAACTCCGGCCCTCACGGTGTCGCTGCGTGGCAACGCACGCTTCACGATGACCGTGCGCACACTGGAGCACGCCTCCCACTCCGGCATGTTCGGCGGTGCCGTGCCCGATGCGATGCTGGCGACCGTGAAGCTGCTCGCCACGATGTGGGACGACGATGGTGCGGTCTGCGTCGCCGGGCTCACCGAGCGCGAGGCATCGACTCCCGACTACTCCGAGGAGACCCTGCGTGATGAGGCCGGGCTCCCCGAGGGTGTGAGCCCGATCGGACGCGGCTCGATCCTCAGCCGCATCTGGAACAAGCCCTCCATCACCGTCACCGGCATCGATGCGCCAAGCGTGAAGAACGCCTCGAACACGCTCTCTCCCGAGGTCTCCGTCGTGATCAGCATGCGGGTGGCCCCCGGCCAGCCCGCCCGCGAGGCCTACGCCGCGCTGGAGGCCCACCTTCGCGCACACGCCCCGTTCGGCGCGGAGCTGACTTTCCGCGATGTCGACTGCGGCGATGCGTTCCTGGTCGACACCACCGGGGCCGCGGTGACGTCGGCGCGCGACGCGCTGCGCGAGGGATACGGCGTCGAACCGGTCGACATCGGCGTCGGAGGATCGATCCCATTCATCGCGGATCTCGTGCGCGAGTTCCCGGGGGCGCAGATCCTGGTGACCGGCGTGGAGGATCCGCATGCGCGGGCGCACAGCCCGAACGAGTCGCTCCACCTGGACACGTTCCGCCGCGCACTCGTGTCCGAAGCTCTGCTGCTCGAGGAGCTCGATCGCGGGTGA
- a CDS encoding DUF3043 domain-containing protein has product MAKNPAAPDADATVPTGPGKHRPTPSRAEQEAARKRPLVADTKEARARAKAELASQRERARIGMANGEEKYLPVRDRGPQRRFVRDVVDGGWHPGELLMPLMLIVILLSLIPNTAIVYYGFAALWLYILVVVVDMVITSVRVKKLAREKFADRTEKGLGWYAGMRTIQMRFMRLPKPQVKRGGRPV; this is encoded by the coding sequence GTGGCCAAGAACCCCGCCGCTCCCGACGCCGACGCCACCGTCCCGACCGGACCCGGCAAGCACCGTCCGACGCCGTCGCGAGCCGAGCAGGAGGCCGCCCGCAAGCGTCCTCTCGTCGCCGACACGAAGGAGGCGCGGGCCCGCGCGAAAGCCGAGCTGGCCTCGCAGCGCGAGCGTGCCCGCATCGGCATGGCGAACGGCGAGGAGAAGTACCTGCCGGTTCGCGACCGTGGCCCGCAGCGCCGGTTCGTCCGCGACGTCGTCGACGGTGGGTGGCACCCGGGCGAGCTGCTCATGCCGCTCATGCTGATCGTGATCCTGCTGAGCCTCATTCCGAACACCGCCATCGTCTACTACGGGTTCGCCGCACTCTGGCTCTACATCCTCGTGGTCGTCGTCGACATGGTCATCACGAGCGTGCGGGTGAAGAAGCTCGCGCGCGAGAAGTTCGCGGACCGCACGGAGAAGGGCCTCGGCTGGTACGCCGGCATGCGCACGATCCAGATGCGTTTCATGAGGCTGCCCAAGCCGCAGGTCAAGCGCGGCGGCCGACCCGTCTGA
- a CDS encoding quinone-dependent dihydroorotate dehydrogenase, whose protein sequence is MYAFIFRTVFAHMDPERAHHLVIPVIRAFGIWPLRPIVRALTAPDPSLRTRALGIDFDSPFGVAAGFDKNAVMSEGLFALGFGHVEVGTVTAVPQEGNPRPRLFRLIADRGLINRMGFNNAGASAAARRLSRSRRRARRAVLGANIGKSRIVDVEHATADYVTSTKLVAPVADYLVVNVSSPNTPGLRGLQAVETLRPLLEAVRDAAGATPLLVKIAPDLPDDEVEAVARLAVDLGLAGLVATNTTISREGLTADASAVAAMGAGGLSGAPLRGRALEVLKIVRAVVPEGFCVISAGGVEDADDVQQRLDAGATLVQGYTGFIYRGPLWARQINRGLVAARRTR, encoded by the coding sequence ATGTACGCCTTCATCTTCCGCACCGTCTTCGCGCACATGGACCCCGAGCGGGCCCACCACCTCGTCATCCCCGTCATCCGTGCATTCGGCATCTGGCCGCTGCGTCCGATCGTGCGGGCGCTGACGGCGCCGGACCCGTCCCTGCGCACGCGCGCCCTCGGGATCGACTTCGACTCGCCGTTCGGTGTCGCCGCCGGCTTCGACAAGAACGCCGTGATGAGTGAGGGCCTGTTCGCGCTCGGCTTCGGTCATGTCGAAGTGGGCACCGTGACGGCGGTGCCGCAGGAGGGAAACCCGCGTCCACGGCTGTTCCGCCTCATCGCCGACAGAGGCCTGATCAATCGCATGGGCTTCAACAACGCGGGCGCCTCGGCGGCTGCCCGCAGGCTCAGCCGATCGCGCCGTCGAGCCCGCCGCGCCGTGCTCGGTGCGAACATCGGCAAGAGTCGCATCGTCGATGTCGAGCACGCCACGGCCGACTACGTCACCAGCACGAAGCTGGTCGCTCCGGTGGCGGACTACCTCGTCGTCAACGTCTCCTCGCCCAACACTCCCGGGCTGCGCGGACTGCAGGCCGTAGAGACGTTGCGCCCCCTCCTGGAGGCGGTTCGGGATGCCGCAGGCGCCACCCCCCTGCTCGTGAAGATCGCCCCCGACCTCCCGGACGACGAGGTCGAGGCGGTGGCGCGCCTGGCGGTCGACCTCGGCCTGGCCGGGCTCGTCGCGACCAATACGACGATCTCACGCGAAGGCCTCACGGCGGACGCCTCCGCGGTTGCGGCGATGGGGGCGGGCGGCCTCTCCGGTGCCCCGCTGCGCGGTCGGGCGCTGGAGGTGTTGAAGATCGTGCGCGCGGTCGTGCCTGAGGGGTTCTGCGTCATCTCCGCCGGAGGCGTGGAAGACGCCGACGACGTGCAGCAGCGGCTGGATGCCGGGGCCACTCTCGTGCAGGGATACACCGGCTTCATCTACCGCGGGCCCCTCTGGGCGCGTCAGATCAACCGAGGGCTGGTGGCGGCGCGCCGGACCCGCTGA
- the nrdR gene encoding transcriptional regulator NrdR produces the protein MHCPFCRHADSRVIDSRTSDDGLSIRRRRQCPQCGGRFTTVETASLNVIKRSGVIEPFSREKVMSGVRKACQGRPVTEGDLAMLAQAVEEAVRQTGASQIDTNEIGLTILGPLRDLDEVAYLRFASVYQAFDSLEDFEASIAQLRADHAAEATE, from the coding sequence GTGCATTGCCCGTTCTGCCGTCACGCCGATTCGCGCGTGATCGATTCCCGTACCAGCGATGACGGTCTCAGCATCCGCCGTCGCCGCCAATGCCCGCAGTGCGGAGGCCGGTTCACGACCGTCGAGACCGCCAGTCTCAACGTCATCAAGCGCTCCGGCGTCATCGAGCCGTTCAGTCGCGAGAAGGTGATGTCCGGCGTTCGCAAAGCCTGCCAGGGGCGCCCGGTGACCGAAGGCGATCTGGCGATGCTCGCTCAAGCGGTGGAGGAGGCGGTGCGCCAGACCGGCGCGTCGCAGATCGACACGAACGAGATCGGTCTGACCATCCTCGGCCCGCTGCGCGACCTCGACGAGGTGGCCTATCTGCGCTTCGCCAGCGTGTACCAGGCTTTCGACTCGCTGGAGGACTTCGAGGCGTCGATCGCGCAGCTGCGTGCCGACCACGCGGCGGAGGCGACGGAGTAG
- the hisD gene encoding histidinol dehydrogenase, translating to MLRTIDVRGRELTTAQWIAAVPRAQAARAEALQAAFEIVDDVRLRGEAALREQAARFDRVEDHAIRVPAAHLDDALERLDPGVRRAIEEMIRRVRLASAAQVPAAAMTEIVPGGRVEQRWQPVRRAGVYVPGGKAVYPSSVVMNVVPAQVAGVGEVALASPPQADAGGRVHPDILAAARLLGVTEVYAMGGAGAVGAYAYGVDSIGLEPVDVVTGPGNNFVAAAKRAVGGLVGTDSEAGATEILIVADEHADAALVAVDLISQAEHDEQASAVLVTWSQELADRVRAEVVERVSRTRNAARATEALNGPQSAVVLVDDLAAATAFSNAYAPEHLELHLRDPRPEDFVNAGAVFVGAYSPVSLGDYLAGSNHVLPTGGQPRYAAGLSAATFLRPQQVIVYDREALRAAHDDIVALAVAEALPAHGEAVTARFADLSAGE from the coding sequence ATGCTCCGCACCATTGATGTGCGCGGTCGCGAATTGACGACCGCGCAGTGGATTGCTGCTGTGCCCCGTGCTCAAGCCGCCCGGGCCGAAGCCCTTCAGGCGGCGTTCGAGATCGTCGACGACGTGCGCCTGCGCGGAGAAGCGGCGTTGCGGGAGCAGGCGGCGCGCTTCGATCGCGTCGAGGATCACGCCATTCGCGTGCCCGCCGCGCACCTCGACGACGCGCTCGAGCGTCTCGACCCGGGGGTACGGCGAGCGATCGAGGAGATGATCCGCCGCGTGCGGCTGGCCTCTGCCGCCCAGGTTCCCGCTGCGGCGATGACCGAGATCGTCCCCGGCGGCCGCGTCGAACAGCGCTGGCAGCCCGTTCGCCGCGCGGGTGTCTACGTGCCCGGCGGCAAGGCGGTGTATCCGTCGAGCGTCGTCATGAACGTCGTTCCCGCTCAGGTCGCCGGCGTCGGCGAGGTCGCGCTCGCGTCGCCGCCCCAAGCCGATGCCGGCGGCAGGGTGCATCCCGACATCCTCGCCGCCGCGCGACTTCTCGGTGTGACGGAGGTCTACGCGATGGGCGGGGCCGGCGCGGTCGGCGCCTACGCGTACGGCGTGGACAGCATCGGCCTGGAGCCCGTCGACGTCGTCACCGGCCCTGGCAACAACTTCGTCGCAGCGGCCAAGCGCGCTGTCGGCGGGCTCGTCGGAACGGATTCCGAAGCCGGCGCGACGGAGATCCTGATCGTCGCCGATGAGCACGCCGATGCTGCACTGGTCGCCGTCGATCTCATCAGTCAGGCCGAGCACGATGAGCAGGCATCGGCGGTGCTCGTCACCTGGTCGCAGGAGTTGGCGGATCGTGTGCGTGCTGAGGTCGTGGAGCGGGTCTCACGCACCCGCAACGCGGCCCGCGCGACCGAAGCGCTCAACGGTCCGCAGTCGGCGGTCGTCCTGGTCGATGATCTCGCGGCAGCCACGGCCTTCAGCAACGCGTACGCACCGGAGCATCTCGAACTGCACCTGCGCGACCCTCGTCCGGAGGACTTCGTCAATGCCGGTGCGGTGTTCGTCGGTGCGTACTCGCCCGTGAGTCTCGGGGACTACCTGGCCGGGAGCAACCACGTGCTCCCGACGGGCGGGCAGCCGCGGTACGCGGCGGGCCTGTCGGCGGCGACGTTTCTGCGTCCGCAGCAGGTCATCGTGTACGACCGCGAAGCGCTGCGGGCGGCCCACGACGACATCGTCGCGCTGGCGGTCGCCGAGGCGCTGCCGGCGCACGGCGAAGCGGTCACTGCGCGGTTCGCGGACCTTTCGGCGGGGGAGTGA